DNA from Nymphaea colorata isolate Beijing-Zhang1983 chromosome 4, ASM883128v2, whole genome shotgun sequence:
ACTGTGGTGGAAGGTAGCTGTGGGAAAATAATGAGACAATATGAGATCAAAAGTTTTGGGTTATTTTTTATGCCATTTTACTTGTACACAATATCAGAAAATAATTGCACCTTTGAGTATAAGATATATCAAAAGCTCATTTATCTAGATTTTAGtgaaaaaaatagcaaatttgCGACCATGTTCTTAAAAAGACcaaatttttcattcataattCCTGCCGTATAATACTTGCAAGTACGGTCACACCTTATGGTTAAATTCTAAAAAGATCGTGGAAGTTGAGTTTACCATAGAATTAGATAGCCAATTTGAAACATCTTACTAATGGATTAATTATCCTAGTCATTAATATTTTTAAGGCTATATATCAAAAGTTATTAGTGAGCGGGTTGGAGTTATACCAAATACTAAATCAGGAGCCTGTGCTTAGTGTGAGCTTGTGCGTGGTTATTGCATTGGTATCAAAATCAGTTCGACACTCGAATTCAAAGTCTCACGTGCATGGATGCATGTGCTTTAAGGAGATGGATTGTAACACTTCACTCGGAAGTTTTGTCTTATATTTAAGACTTTAAAGAATCCTGGGGAAATTATAAGACACTTACCTAAGTGATTTCGacttttttacaaattaaactGAAGCTGTTAGGAGGAGTGATTTCGacttttttacaaattaaactGAAGCTGTTAGGAGGGTTAGTTCGAATATGCCAACTGAGAGTCCATTTTCTATATGAGAGTGATGCAGGATATTATATAATTTGAAGATCAGGCGGAAGATTTGAAATTGTGAATATACAAGCCAAATTATTTTATAGAACAGTTCGAAATACAATACAAAgaatggaggaagaaaaaggaagaaacaaaaaaattacgaagtaaaaaattataatgaaaaacagTAAGGATTCTGTACCGCATAAGAGAACAGACCCGACGCGTATCCACTTGAGCCCTTCTGTGGCAGAGCACGAGGCGTCAAGGTCTCCGAGCAGCCGCGCTCGAGGATTTGGCAGCCGCCATGTCTAAGAAGAACGGCTTAGCACGCCGGAAGAGGCAGCACGAATTTGAGCTACAGAGTTCATACGAACTGTTGTCTGAAGATCAAACAGCCCTGTAAGTTACAATGGAAGAATGTTCATAGGAATGTGCCATAAGTCCGACTAGctatgttatgtttattgaatctATTCTAAAAATTGTGTCAAATTAATGGGATACTGTAACATAGTGTCTCAATCATggaacaatttgttattgttctcATTGTCAAATGGCACCCTTATATTACAATGAAGTCATGTTCATCGGAATCTGATTTCGGCCACAAGCCTGACTAgctatgttttgttcttttaggGCCCGTTTGTTGAGCAGGACATATCATGTAGCAGTGATaataaaattcagattaaaaAATCTGCCCATCAAAATTAGGATGAAAAAACTTACGGTTGGGTTGGGTGGGTTTTCAAAAACTTCTTTTCGAAAATAACCGttggcttcttcttctacaaagattctgtttttcatctttcattcctatcaaattgagaaatttatttctgaaacATAAACCCAAGCTCAGCAAACACAAAGGAGTTTTGGAAATCTGCATTTTGATTCCATTTCCTCAATTCCTGAAACAAGTTTCTGGAAACTCCTTTccaatttcatatttccaatgGTCAAGCGGAATCTCTTAGAGCTACCACATACAGAGTAAACCTGTGCGTGTTCAGCGGCTACTTCAGCCTGACCAATTCAGGCTTCAGTACTGGGCAGAGTCACCTCTCCGGTTGATTGTATTTGCCTTATAATGTAATTAGCAAtctattctctttgttttttcctttatgTGAAGAAACAGCATCGTGCTGAGGCACTTTGTCTGTCGTTTGATAGCATAAAGATAGCATAAAAGCACAAGGGTAGTACCAGTACCATTGTCCCCATGTCCTATGTCTGCTTCTGTTCCTGTAAGAGGTCGAAAGTTGAGATAACAAAAAGTTAGAGTTGGGATTTGATTTAGGGTGTTCAACTTTGACTCTCCACACTTCCTTTGagtactaaaaaaataaaagtaaacaaGTTATATAACAACAACAAAGCGTTCATCATGTTCGAACAAATTTCACGTTTAAACCAGAAATTATAATTATTCAATATAGTTTGACTGTACGAGTTCGTATGATCACTACTCAAATTTTGcttgtaaaaaaacaaatttctggtctataaacaaaaaatgcatgCATGGGCTCTTCAAAAAGCTTTAAAAGTACGAAAGAAGTTAAAGTCTAAAAACAAGACCAAGCTTGCAAACACTCTTTTCGAACCCCAACTCTGTCGAGGGACTGCTGTGGAAGAAGATCAACAACTCTGTCGAGGGACTGCTGTGGAAGAAGATCAAGAAACTTACAATGCAAAAACCAAAACTCAATATCAAAATCCAGGAATAATATAAGGGCCTTTGGAAATTTTCTGATAATCAAGTAATTATTTTGGGCCTACGGAAAAGGTTTTTGAACGAGCATAATTTTAAACAACATGGTAAAATATTTAGGTTGCATTTGGTTATCCACGGATCTTAGGTCCGAGAGAATCAAAAGTGAAATTTACAATTTTAACAAATTGTGGATTTCAGCATCAACCCTTCAGCATGGATGTCAAATGCTTACTACATTGTAAAAAAGCATAGATTTGGGGTTGGACGGGGGCCATATTTTTCAATAGAACATTAATTACATAGATACTAAACCTTAACATCAACCCATTTGAATAATGTTCATAGCGCAGTCTTCCACAAACGATCAATTTGTTAACTTCTTTAGAATCATTCGCAGACTTTCTTCCCAACCGCTTAATTCGCTGACATTCGTAACAAGAGACTTAACACTTGTTAAAAAGAATTATTTACTGCCTCTCTCACACAACAGTTAAATGCAAAACAAGATTTCTGGCTCAAGGGTCTCCAAATCCCGCAACACAAATTAaacaaagaacacacacacacacaagaattTCCAAGAGCTTCACGTCGGCGCCAAATCAAACATAGCAGTGCTTCGTTTGGCCGTGCGTGACTTCAGTTTGATGCAGGCGCAGGTGATGCCTCCTTGTTCTCTGGCTTCTTCTTTCTAACATccgctttcttcttcttgttcttcgtCTTCTTATAATCCTCCTTTTTGTGTGTTTCCTGCCCCAGACTCACCATGTGTACCATTCGTTGATCCTCGTGCTGGGGCTGGGGCTGGCACCTGCTCGGACCCTGGAGCTGGCCCTGAGGCAGCCGCTGGTTTGGAACCCGGCCCCGGTGTTGGCTCCGACGGAGGTGGCAATGACCCTGGTGCTGGAGCCACAAAGCCGGAGCTGAGCGTCTCAAACATCCCACGCCTGGGGTTGTCCTTCAATGACTCACACAGTTTGGGGAGGAAGATGCCTGCAGCATCGTCAGCAGAAAGAACATCATTTTCGATACCATTCATTATATACAAACATAAACcgtagagaaagagagagagtcataGAGTTGATGTGGCTGCACTACAGGTTGACAAGAATGGCGGAGGGAATAACTTGCCTTCAGCTGCAGCAAGTTTGAAGTAAAGGTCGACGATGTTGGGGCAGCCTCCATAGCAAGGGTCGGAGCAAAGTCTCTCCAGGAATTGGCGCTCCATGAGCGAGTCGGAGGAGATGCCCACCGAGCTTCTGTCCACACCACATGCCTCCACGCACCCGTCGCTCTCGACCCACCCGGCGATGTCGTCCGCCTTCACCTGAGACGTCCTGCATTGCAGCTTCACTTCTTCGCCGTAATTGTACTTCTCGAGCACGCACCGCATTCCGGCCGACGACACCGAGAACGCGCACATCTCCGTCGGCAGGTTCTCGCAAGCTATTTCCCCTGTTCATGAGTCCACCACAAACGCCACAATATGGGATATTCATGACCAGTTACTGGGCAAAAGCAGAGGAACCTTACATGGTCGATCGGACGCCAGAAAAGCAAAATTATCACAAAACTCAAATAATGCAGTAACGGAATGCGCAAACCATGTTCCGATGGTTTTGTTAATTAAATGGCGCAACTGATATGTATGACAACAAAACGATGAGCTAATTATTGTAGAATATTCAACCAATTCATTgcgatatacatatatatatttaccgTAAACACACTGAATTGCTAACATGGAAGCGATGCCCATGGTGAGCATTGCTGCAAGGCCTCGAGGACCCGCCATGGCGGACACCTCCCAAAtagaagaagatcaagaagaCGCTTAGGATTCAGGAATCGCTTGCGATGCCCATGTGTTCCGGAGCTAGTGTGGTACTTATAGAGCGATTATGCCCAAACTGCTCTCCGATAGGCAAGCTTTCGACGTGACTGCGAGCTACAAGTTCTCAAATGAAAGGCGTGAACGTGATAACCAATTCAAGCAGATACATTGGACTAACCAGAACGATCAAGCAGCAGAGAACTAGCTAGATTTAATGGCATgcacgttatatatatatatatatatatatatatatatatatatatataccattcaGGGATCTGCCGCCAATAACAAGAGGAACTGTGGAGGAAGGCATCAGTGGAAAAAGAATGTGACAATATGAGGTCAAAAGTTTTGGGTTGTTTATGTCAGAGTAGATTATTTATCATGCCATTTCCCTTGTGACGGAGAAAGAGCCCAACCATTGTAAGACATATGGCACATTATGCTCCACCTTTTCACTGTCATAGGcaaaagaataacaaaagcTCATTTACCTATATTttagtaaaaaacaaaaaaaacaaaattgcgGCTATGTTCTTTAGAATTCTCCTTTCATATTTCTTAAAAAGGATGGAATTTTCCCTTCATAAATCATATGTCATACAATACTTGAAAGTATGGTCACACCTCATGGTTAAATTCTAAAAACGATCGTGCAAGATAAGTTTACCATAAAATTAGATAGCCAATTTGAAACACCTTACAAATTAATTAATCCTCCTAGCCACTAATATTTTTAAGACTATATCAAAAACTATTGGAGAGCGGGTTTGAGTTCCACGAAGCTAGGAGCCTGCACTTATTGTGAGTTTGTGGTTGGTTATTACATTGGTATCAAAATTGGTTTGACACTCGAATTTAAAGTCTCATGTGGATGGATGCATGAGCTTTAAAGAAGTCGATCGAAACGAATGTTTAATCTTATATTTAAGACTTTAAAGAATCTTGGAGAGATTATAAGACATTTGGTAAGTGATTGTTTGTTAtggtttctatcttttttttacatattgAACTCTGAAGCTATTAGGAAGTTGTTTCCAACCGAAAGCTCATTCTTTATATGAGAACGACCCAGGATATTATGTAATTTGAAGAGTAGACGGTGGAGatgaaattgtaaatatacAAGccaatttattttataaaaaagttcGAAATACcctaaaagaagaagaaagaagcaaaaaaatgaagtaaaaaattATACGGAAAAACAGTATGGATTATGTGCCGTATAAGAAAAcagacccgacccgtatccactTGAGCCCTTAAGTGACGGAGCACGAGGCGtcaagggaagaagggaagatcCGAGGAGCCGCGCTCGAGGGTTTGACGGTCGCCATGTCTAAGAAGAACAGCCTAGCGCGCCGGAAGAGGCAGCACGAATTTGAGCTACagagtgagcaagagagaggcGCTGCTGTGCCTcacttccttcttcctctccgTTGAATTTCAATCTCTCTTTTGTTGCTAATTCCTCTGTTCCTTTCTCTCCttgcagaagagagagaggcaaaggagaagaaggacaAGAAGCTACATGCGAAGAAATCCAAGATGAAGGCATGATTAGTTCTCTTCTTTTGGTTACCcttattttttgctttctgGGTTATGATAGCCGTTTGTAAAGATTGACCAAGTTGATTTGGCTTGTGGGAGTGCTACCTTCGTTTTCGATTTGCCCTTTTTGGGCGttcatgatttttgttgttcgactcaagaaaaaggaagagaatcCATTGGGTTGTGTTAGAGATTGTTTCTTGGTGATGCAAACGTTTATATAGGTTCTGACTACTGCGGCGTACTTTCTCTTTAGCAGGTTATGAAAAACTTGTTTCCCTGCTGTTGATTATCCCCCAATTTTTATCACTTATGCCTGTGCTTTTCTCTTATGGAATATTCTTCAGTATTGCTAGTGCTACTTCAGTTAGTCTACATAACAGATTGCTATAGCATGAAAAATCGAGAATATGTTATAGTATTCGTCATCATACGCTGCTTCTCTTTCgtttcttattttgtttctagaaACCGTTATAGGTCATTGTTTCACTGTTACTTATCTGAAGCACTTCAGACAAAAGCACTAATGTTTGTGGTCAAATTCATCTTTGGTTTTTGCATTTCCTAATGTATCAATGTAGCTGTTTTTAATTTATTCTTCTGATCTATGATTTGTCTTTCAGCTTGATGGGgctgaaatgaagaagaaaaagaaaggttctGGTCGTTTTCCAGTTGGTAAGAAGAAAGTAAAGACAAAGCTATCAGCACTTGCAAAGGCAAAAGCTGCACAAGCAATGGAAATTGACAAATGAGATCAGTATCAAGGATTGGCGACTCCATTGTACCTCTTTCTGGTTATATGGGAATTTTATTGTCAGCGATTCAGCTGTAAATGCCTTAGTGTGTAACTGTTCATGTGAGCGTCTCAGTGATCAGGAACATGAAGGTATTTAACTGATTTTGCGCACTCAAGCGCTTTGTCTTTATTTCGCTCTTGCCACTCAAGCAGCATCTCCTTCTTAATTACGAGCTCGCCAATCACTCATACACAATATCTCTAACAATGTGAACGATTCGAATTTGGATAACCTAAATGTATatgaaaaatggatttggaCCTAAATCATGCACACACAATTGAGGCCATGAATAGAAGAAGGTGGCTAGAACCCCCGAGTCTGGCCATGCCTGACATCTTACAAGAATATGAAGATATGTTAGAGAGAACTCAGATTGTTCCCATGTGGCATTGCAATTGATCAGTTTTCCAAGGTGGTATGGAAGTATATTAAGTAGTCCGTATTTGGCCTTTCATATGTATGGACTGATGCATAAGCATGTCTTGCAGAATAGAGTCATTAATAAGGAAAGGATGCTGGCAAAAGGCATGTCTTGTTAACTAATTTGTCTGTATTAATCAGATACCAGTCCATTCTGATATTCATCAACGAAAAAGTCCACTCATATTAAGATCCACATTCGGCTTACAAAAGTTCAGAATAGGTTGCGGCCGACCAACGGCTTACCCGCATTACAGAATATGAAGATATGCTAGTGAGAACTCAGATTGTTCCCATGTGGCATTGCAATTGGTCAGTTTTCCAAGGTGGAATGGAAGTACATTAAGCAGTGCGTATTTGGCCTTTCATCGGTCATTTGACTAATGAGATGGTAACATATTACCCCATGAACCTGTCTCAAAAATGGGAGAGGTTCATGAAACTAAAACCTCCCCAATTATTAGCGCAGGTTTATGAAACCATATGTAAAGCTAATTATGCAAATTTGTATAAAGGGAATATGTTttagtttaaacttttaattcCAGGACTAGTTTAGAGTACTTATGCATTACTACGGAAGAATGGAGTCATTAATAAGGGATGCTTGCAAAAGGCATGTCTTGTTAACTAATTTGTCTGTATTAATCAGAAACCAATCCATTCTGAAATTCATCAATGAAAAAGTCCCACTCATATTAAGACCCACATTTGGCTTACAAAAGTTAGTTGTGGCCGATTAACTGCCCACCCACATTACTTGCAAAATGCAGCTCGAATTAGCTTATCGAGCTTACTAGGGATAATATCTGTACGCTCTTCTTGACCTGCTGCCGCCAACCCACAGCAGAGATGGAAAAGCCGAGCCCATCTCTGCCTATACATGGGTTGCTTAGGGAGGCCCACGAAAGTTTTCCAGTGCAGAAGGCCATATTAGTTCAGTCGAGACAAGGCACCATACAAGGCGCGAACATATCAAAGTTGGAACCATGAAATTCCTTTGATTTGCTTGAGCTCTGCGTAGCATGATTGATTGCATTCCATGCAAACCTAAAACCAGACGTTCCAAACAGGCATCGCCCTTTAAAGTTGATGGAAGAACCATGTAGACAGACCATGAACAGACCTATCATCTACTGAACAGATGCTAGACTACAATGTCAAGCAAGGAACATGTAAAATATTATGAACTGTATAAAAACTTAATGCACCAACCAATAGAGTATCTGTTTGAGCTATAATCTCATAATGTTTCTCAGTGAACGGTAGGGGAAGGGGTCTCAGGGCCAAGGTCTGGATTTACCATTCAGCTTGTCCATGAGGGGAAACCACAAAACACACGGTTTCTCAATAGCCCAACCACAGAAAGATTGCAGTTTATCACTTTCACATCACGCATGGGAATATCTAAAAGGAAATATCGGAGAAATTTAACAATATGATCAGACAGACCACCAGATCAGCGCTTATGCAGCTGATCAGCATTAGCACTTACTCCTCACTTAAATTTACAGAGATACATATATTTTGTGTTGATTTATTCTAGAAATTTTCTGTTAGTATAGACAAACTTTCGTCTCTGCGCCAACTTTGCTTCGTTTCCATAACCCACGGTAAGTAATAAAACCACATGACCGACCTATGTCACAGGATTTCACGTTCAacttttcaaacaaacaaaatacagCAACATCCTTTTATTTCCAAGGTCAGTAAAACACTTCCACCGCCAACATGGATACACGAGCCCTCTCTATCTGCTTcagaataaatatatatatgtagcccTTTCGTTTTCAAGAAAACAGAATAGAGAGAACACAATCTTGCTATccacacaagaagaaaaatcgAGTTTCTGTACACAAACTTACAATTTCTCCTTGACAAACATCCGAGAAAAATCTGGCAAGTAATGAAGAGTTTTCCAGCAAATACTGCACGTGTTGGTTAAGCAAAAGGAAAACCAACACCATAGGGGATCTCACAAAACCTCCTGTTAGGCGTAATCTATAATCACGAGCATGAGACATGAAAGATGCTCTAGTTGCGAACCCCAAAAGGATGAAAATAGGCCCTAAGTAGAAAGAAAATTTCCCATTAATAACTGAACTTATCGATTTGAATCCCAGCTTCAACACGTTAACAATGCACTGAAGATGCATTTGCATGGAAGACTGTGGTAAGAGGCCAAAACTTTACCACTTTACCTTCGGCGCTGGTACTAATATCAGCTGGAAGTCTTGCGCTTTTTGGCTTCTAAAGAAGCACCATCTTTGAGTGCTTCACGTGCATCATTCTCCATTTCAAGGCTCAAGTAAGCTGCTGCTTGCAAGTAAAACGCAGTAGGCCACGCAGGGCAAATACCCAAAGCTTGCCTTGAGTCCTCAAGAGCTTCCTGAGGCATATCGCTCATGAGATAGGACAAGCACCGGCGTGCAAAGACTGTCGGTGATACCATTGTTCCAACTTCAATAAACTGAAACACAAAACATGGATAACGTGAAAGGTCAGGAAGGCGTGTGTTTCAACAGGAACTTCAAATAAACTGGAACacaaaaaaaggatgaaatgaAGGATAAGAAAGAAAGTTGCTGATATGTACTTGGAGGGaagaggaaataaaattttccatGAACGGTGCGAACTCCGCTCCCCTTGAAGGAAAGACTGGTATGCGTAAGGAAATTTAAACGAACATTGCGAAATACGATAAAGGATCTTTCACCTTacaatatataaaattttcctTTGCATTAAGTTAGTTGCCTGGACTTAGCAGGTGTAACCACTACTCAGACCAGATACAAGACAAAGGAAAAACTCAAGGAAAGAACATCAGTTTGCCCATATTCTAAGCCTTGAAAGTTTGGATCGTTACATTTCACATGTTTTTATTCTTATAACTTTTGTCTTGTCTATTTTTCTACGtagtttgaatccattttttagaaacaaaaaggCAAACTAACGTGTCCTTCAGATTTGACAAACCAAATAATTTAgttccatttattttaatttaaagtTTTCCTGTTTCAACCAGCAGACATGGAAAGCAACATCGTGTTCTCCAATTTTCCATAAAATATGCTTCTAAAGACAAAGCTGGAGTGCCATGTTCGATCATAGACAAAAACACCATGCAGGAGAttaaatcatttgaaaaaatgaaagagaaccTGTGAATAGCAATCGATTGCAGTTGCAAAATCTTTGTGCCGAAAAGCAGCATCCCCTTGCTTTTTCGAGTTCAGAGTCTCCTGCATTTGGTTTGTCCACATCTGAAAGGATAGCTGTGACAAGTAGGAAAAAGACAATACATCCTTGTAAGTCACAAAAGGCAAATTAAACACCTAGAGAACATGAAACAGCCCATCAACTAAGAAAAAACTACATTACCGAAGTTCTaacatcaaaacaaaataactatcaatcatgaaaaaaaacattgctTACAagaacaaggtaagaaagcTATGAGTTTGACtcatttcttcattattatcatAAAGTATATCAGAGAAAGACAGATCCATTTAAGTGAAGATACAACTCACTCTTTGGGATTGTTTAACCTAGATCTAGAGATAAAGGGGTTAAAGGTATCCCCCTATTTCTGTCATAACAGACTCAAGTGGAAGTTGATTAGATACCCGAAAAAAACAGCGTataatacccaagaaataagtcagctgtataaaatggcaattagacgtgtctttttcaaaaaaacgccagaaaataaaaagcatgaaaaaaacacgtattatacacgttttttcttattttttattaattattattttttttcattaattttcaggatttattaaatgttttaaattttccaaaaatttgccgagattctCCCGAGGTATTCCCGAGACATACAACTTTGCCgcattatacccaagaaattccTTGCCATATAATACtcgtacacgatatatgtgacaatggatTAAACCAAAAAATCAGGAGTGTAAAAGCCATTCCTCCTCTACATTTACACATGGATCACATTGAAGTGAATGAGAAACACTGTCCAGTTACCGTTCTTATAGTGCCAAAACAAAGAAGTTTCCAGGCCCAGTTGCTGATAAGATGTGTgcgtgtgcatgtgcatgtatacagtaaaagagagagagagacctcatTTGATGTTCCTTCATCATCCTTATATCCAACCTTCTCAAGAATCTCATGTATTGCAGTTAAATCCATTCTTGAACAAGCTTCGCCTAGAGGAGACAGAGGTATCTGTTCCAAAGTCACTTCTGTCTCATGTGGTATGTCCATCAACACGTAAGAAGGTACCTGttcaaataataattttaaaattagaaacATATTAACACTTCCAAAGAACAGCTACAGCTACAAAGCAACTAATATAAGAAATTAAGAGTAAGGAAGTTTAGGGAGAAAGGCCAAAGTATAGATTATATCAGCTTCAAATTGCATGGCAACTTGCAACTTGGGTGAGACTGACAGTCTCCTGACCAATGACCACGTATGTGCCAGGCCAACACATCAGGATAGTGGCATTTTATGAACATgattaaattgaattcaaacaCAAGCGCTAAATCTGTGCCATGAAAAGGATTCACTAGTCATATGACCTTTAGATTTTAGATGTCCATTCACATTCCTAGGTACAAATTGTCATCTAATGCTTACTTAACATGGTAGCCTACGATAGTCAATTTTGTTGCACTTTGAagatgtcattcattttcttgaagGTGAAATTCACCTAGATGCATGCATGTTCCTATGAGCTTTGACCTAGTTTACAGACTTTCACCCATAATTCAATGTCGTAAATTGAAAAgtgggggaaaaaaaaactggttgATTATAGCTTCAGAAGTTGAAAGCTGAAACAATCAAAACAGGTTGATgcataatttaaaaaaaggtCTTCTACGAAAAACTAACAGGAGTTGGACTAGATAAATTGTTGACATTATACAACTTATCAAGGTCAATTACCTCAGTTTCTCGTTGAAGAGAAGATAGAGCAACAACCAAAGACCTTGCATTGGGCCGTTCACGGGGTTCATATTGTAGACAACGAGATGCTAGTCGCACCAACTCGGTTCCATCATCATTAGAAAATTGACCTTCCAAGCAGGAATCTGTCAGCATTAAAAAGTTCCTGCCTCGGATCAAATCAAGGGCCTGAATGAAATAAAGCAATAGCTCAACATTGATGCCATAGAGCCACAAGTTCCACAAGGTAACACGAGAACAATGCACGAGTAACATAATATTATAATAGTGTTCATTGGACGCTGGCATCAAAAGGAATTTCACTATTTCAGAGTGTGAAGTCAACCAAAATTCCTTCTCCTTTACACAAGCATATTTGCAATTTGTCTACATGTCATTGCCAACATGGCCATACATGCTCGGacaaattaatatatatttcatatacCTACACAGGCACTCAATTTGTCATTATACTGaaataactttttaatatttaacaTACTGCTTCAAAGAAAATTCCTGTCaaaaaatatttgcttttactAGTCAAAAATTTCTGGTGCACGCCCTCTTTATCAGAAAACTTTAAATTCACAAATTAAACTTGCATCTTCCAGTCCACACTACCTTATATAGGCTAACACTAGCTGAGGGAAAAACAAGACTGCTTTTGAGAACACCATAAGAGCAGAAGAAGCGcaaattttttgtcaattaGATGCCTCCAAATACCATTATCCTGAACAACCATCACAAGAGGAGGCTGCCCAAGTAAATGAAATTTctattgtaatttgtaaaggcAGAAAAACCTAGATACAGAAGCTCACAGACTTGCACCTCACAGGCAGAAAAATCTGAGCCTCTTTCTTGGTTGCATTTATAGAGAAGAACACCTAACCGAAGGAGGGCCAGCCACACGTTTTTATGTTTCCTTTTGTTTCCCACCAGAGCCAAACCATTTGGGCGAAGATTTTTACACTTTGCCAGAATACTTCCACACCATGGAACCAAATTCATTCAAGCTACTATGACGAACcgtaacagaaaaaaaatgactactACAGGGTAAAACCTCAGTCAACTTAATTAGCTCAAAACTGATCCAAACAACTTAATTtcacttgatttaattttttctaactcagttttcattttgttttttagagttattgtttattaacacataatgtttttatatatatcactaatgtttttatatatatcacttGTTATTTAAATGtcgctttcattttgatttttttgtgctgTTTTgcataatacacacacacacacacagatatatatatatatatatatatatatcatgttgtATCCCCGTACCCACATTTTCTGGAAGTTACCATATCTGTACCCGTACTCAAGTGACTTAGGGTAAAACCGACTACCATGTTGTAAAACCATAAGTTGAATGAATCACGCTTCAATAACCCACAGAAAATAAGATAGTTTAAGATCACATAGGCAATCATTCTGCATGTACATCTCAATGTTTCAtagaaaagtaac
Protein-coding regions in this window:
- the LOC116253222 gene encoding uncharacterized protein LOC116253222, which codes for MAGPRGLAAMLTMGIASMLAIQCVYGEIACENLPTEMCAFSVSSAGMRCVLEKYNYGEEVKLQCRTSQVKADDIAGWVESDGCVEACGVDRSSVGISSDSLMERQFLERLCSDPCYGGCPNIVDLYFKLAAAEGIFLPKLCESLKDNPRRGMFETLSSGFVAPAPGSLPPPSEPTPGPGSKPAAASGPAPGSEQFLDLLPQQSLDRVVDLLPQQSLDRVGVRKEWLFDLQTTVRMNSVAQIRAASSGVLSRSS
- the LOC116252415 gene encoding uncharacterized protein LOC116252415, translating into MSKKNSLARRKRQHEFELQKEREAKEKKDKKLHAKKSKMKLDGAEMKKKKKGSGRFPVGKKKVKTKLSALAKAKAAQAMEIDK